The Megalops cyprinoides isolate fMegCyp1 chromosome 19, fMegCyp1.pri, whole genome shotgun sequence genome has a window encoding:
- the tbl3 gene encoding transducin beta-like protein 3 has translation MANNTLQFKTNYAVSSKIEPFYKGGKVQISKEEKYIFCTCDTRVNILEITTGRVIRSIEQDDQEDITSFALSPDDEVLVTASRALVLKQWDWKEGHCVRSWRAIHNTPVASMTFDPSSTLLATGGCDGTIKLWDVLKQYCTHNLKGSSGVVHLVQFHPDSNVLQLFSSSLDCGIRVWDLRSSTCVCVLESHYSAVTSLAFTPDGSAMVSSGRDKICTVWDLKSRKVVRTVPVYEAVEAVVLLPESGDFSQIGVKSKGLHFITAGSKGLLRVWEASSARCVFTQPILVGPLPPSGEGGAEEEWDQRSLTHCLHLPGSARLATVTAEHNILLYQLPSLSVQQQFVGYNDEVLDLKFLGKGDSHIIVATNSPQLKVFELATSSCQILYGHTDTVLALDVFRKGSMFASCAKDKTVRVWRMNTESGEVRCMAQGSGHANAVGSISCSRLKENFVVSSSQDCTLKVWDIPEHQGGTGDVEQLSVRVTEKGHDKDVNSVAVSPNDKLLASGSQDRTIKLWSVADLGLLGVFRGHRRGVWCVQFSPMDQVLASASADGSIKLWGLQDFSCLKTFEGHDASVLKVIFVSRGCQLVTSGSDGLVKLWNIKTNECVKTLDAHQDKVWGLHTNRKDDQVATGSADSTIVLWTDVTEAELAEEQAKQEDQILKQQELSNLLHEKKYLKALGLAISLDQPQTVLRVIKEIRQGKDGGQQLEGTLLRLRQDQKESLLRYCSVWNTNARSCLDAQAVIGVLLTHHTPEELLQYQGARGLLEALIPYTERHMQRIGRLLQSSMFLDYMWQKMRVTGQSSGDGQDEEMDTSPLGTPHLPFFLDKQPSRDGRDSCGEEHEEEEEEEEEEETHRVDDEGRQEDDRDVSAADRKATCNGRRGTGGKENMDPSPLVEGSSDNDDQGESEHGNKQAKISQPAADSCIELMLTR, from the exons ATGGCTAACAACACCCTGCAATTCAAAACCAA CTATGCTGTCTCCAGCAAAATCGAACCGTTCTACAAGGGAGGAAAAGTACAG AtctcaaaagaggaaaaatacatCTTTTGTACGTGTGACACACGAGTGAACATCTTGGAGATCACAACAGGGAGAGTCATTCGTAGTATTGAGCAG GACGATCAAGAGGACATAACGTCTTTTGCACTGAGTCCCGATGACGAG GTGCTGGTGACAGCCAGCCGGGCGCTGGTGCTGAAGCAGTGGGACTGGAAGGAGGGGCACTGCGTGCGCAGCTGGAGGGCCATCCACAACACCCCAGTGGCCAGCATGACCTTCGACCCCAGCTCCACGCTGCTGGCCACAG GAGGATGTGATGGCACCATTAAGCTATGGGATGTCCTGAAGCAGTATTGCACACACAACTTGAAAGGCTCCTCTGGGGTTGTGCA cctggTGCAGTTCCACCCGGACAGCAATGTCCTGCAGCTCTTCTCGTCCTCCCTGGACTGCGGTATCCGCGTGTGGGACCTGCGCTCCagcacgtgcgtgtgtgttctgGAGAGCCACTACAGCGCCGTCACGTCGCTGGCCTTCACCCCCGACGGCAGCGCGATGGTCAG CTCAGGGCGGGACAAGATCTGCACGGTGTGGGACCTGAAGTCTCGAAAAGTGGTGCGGACAGTGCCTGTTTATGAG GCAGTGGAGGCTGTCGTCTTGCTCCCAGAGAGTGGAGATTTCTCTCAGATCGGAGTGAAGTCCAAAGGGCTGCACTTCATCACTGCGGGGAGTAAGG GCTTGCTCAGAGTATGGGAGGCCAGCTCCGCCCGCTGCGTGTTCACCCAGCCCATCCTGGTtggccccctgccccccagtgGTGAGGGCGGAGCCGAGGAGGAGTGGGACCAGCGCAGCCTAACCCACTGCCTCCACCTGCCCGGCTCTGCCCGCCTGGCAACCGTCACCGCCGAGCACAACATCCTGCTGTACCAGCTGCCCTCGCTGTCCGTGCAGCAGCAG TTTGTGGGGTACAATGACGAGGTCCTGGATCTGAAGTTCCTGGGCAAGGGGGACAGTCACATCATCGTGGCGACCAACAGCCCCCAGTTAAAAGTGTTTGAGCTTGCGACCTCCAGCTGCCAGATCCTGTATGGTCACACAG ATACGGTGCTGGCGCTGGATGTGTTCCGGAAAGGATCGATGTTTGCGAGCTGTGCAAAG GACAAGACAGTCCGAGTGTGGCGGATGAATACCGAAAGTGGGGAGGTGCGCTGCATGGCGCAGGGATCTGGGCACGCCAACGCCGTCGGAAGTATCTCCTGCTCAAG GCTGAAGGAGAATTTTGTGGTGTCCAGCAGCCAGGATTGCACTCTCAAAGTCTGGGACATTCCGGAGCACCAGGGAGGCACAGGGGACGTAGAGCAGCTGTCTGTGAGGGTGACAGAGAAGGGACACGACAAG GACGTGAACAGCGTGGCCGTTTCCCCCAATGACAAACTTCTGGCCTCAGGCTCCCAGGACCGCACGATCAAGCTGTGGTCAGTGGCCGACCTGGGCCTCCTGGGTGTGTTCCGGGGCCACCGGcggggtgtgtggtgtgtgcagtTCTCTCCCATGGACCAGGTCCTGGCCAGCGCCTCGGCCGACGGCTCCATAAAGCTCTGGGGGCTCCAGGACTTCAGCTGCCTCAAG ACATTTGAAGGTCATGATGCCTCGGTGCTGAAAGTCATCTTTGTGAGCCGTGGGTGTCAGCTGGTCACAAG CGGCTCCGACGGGCTGGTAAAACTGTGGAACATCAAGACCAATGAGTGTGTCAAGACCCTGGACGCCCACCAGGACAAGGTTTGGGGCCTCCACACCAACCGCAAGGACGACCAGGTGGCGACTGGATCGGCAGACTCCACCATCGTACTGTGGACA GACGTCACGGAGGCCGAGCTGGCAGAGGAACAGGCCAAGCAAGAGGACCAGATTTTGAA GCAGCAGGAGCTGTCCAATCTGCTCCACGAGAAGAAGTACCTGAAGGCGCTGGGTCTGGCCATCTCACTGGACCAGCCGCAGACAGTCCTGCGGGTCATTAAAG AGATCCGTCAGGGGAAGGATGGCGGTCAGCAGCTGGAGGGCACACTGCTGCGGCTGAGACAGGATCAGAAAG agtCGCTGCTGCGGTACTGCTCGGTGTGGAACACAAACGCTCGCAGCTGCCTGGACGCACAGGCCGTGATCGGGGTGCtgctcacacaccacactccaGAAGAGCTGCTGCAGTACCAGGGGGCCCGCGGCCTGCTGGAGGCACTCATCCCTTACACTG AGAGACACATGCAGAGGATTGGCCGCTTGCTGCAGTCATCCATGTTCCTAGACTACATGTGGCAGAAAATGCGAGTGACTGGCCAATCAAG CGGGGACGGCCAGGATGAAGAGATGGACACGTCGCCCCTCGGGACGCCCCATCTGCCATTCTTCCTGGACAAACAGCCCAGTCGGGATGGGAGGGACAGCTGTGGTGAAGAGCacgaggaagaggaagaggaagaggaagaggaggagacccACAGGGTAGATGACGAGGGCCGTCAGGAGGATGACAGGGACGTCAGCGCCGCTGACAGGAAGGCCACCTGCAATGGGAGGCGGGGCACGGGGGGGAAGGAGAACATGGACCCGTCCCCCCTGGTGGAGGGGAGCTCCGACAATGACGACCAGGGTGAGAGCGAACACGGGAACAAACAGGCCAAGATCAGCCAGCCAGCAGCAGATTCGTGCATTGAACTAATGCTGACCAGGTGA
- the noxo1a gene encoding NADPH oxidase organizer 1a, whose amino-acid sequence MSDDRYPVVIRLIGVMHKETNKMFMTSVMWSDQSDIIVYRSFQDFKKLHKQLKKRFPPENRFRKSDRLIPRFRARNTEKSFQKKGPSKSMLRLKFLERYCDQLLKSDPSVSQSSEVIQFFLPQTQDLQPDFSKNSIVIMPSEDASESGGGTGSVGNVTQPFVTEAYRCVAPYETKDTKNRPFKVAVDEKVDVLIKDKAGWWLVENDSKCLAWFPAPYLEKCEEEEDEEDSPDGTEEGVLYCAVKGYKSTKGDEVSMNIGAVVEVLQKSDNGWWLIRYNGKVGYVPSMYLRPYANPQVRFITLQKEMRSSTLNLAQLQVPGATLSRSQGDLQSAGSPQPDRDLSLASKDRSKSRSLDVLSEPRGRVGATPPSIMVEPPSEGWRQDSLSGASEAGSESSLSDDSSAGDPALSLSLPTGDWRLRRSLTPPPTSSPAPAEERMVPSNSDPNLLKAPSTPKVPPRPHAQEILTRCTTITRKAAQSPGKARLSPNVGQMQSR is encoded by the exons ATGAGCGACGACCGATACCCCGTGGTTATCAGGCTTATTGGAGTGATGCACAAGGAGACGAACAAA ATGTTTATGACGTCGGTGATGTGGTCGGATCAGAGTGATATCATAGTTTACCGATCATTCCAGGACTTCAAGAAACTGCAT AAGCAACTGAAAAAGAGATTCCCACCAGAAAACCGCTTCCGCAAATCAGACAGATTAATTCCCAGGTTCAGAG CAAGGAACACGGAGAAGAGTTTTCAGAAGAAAGGTCCTAGCAAGTCAATGCTGCGCCTCAAGTTTTTAGAGAGGTACTGTGACCAGCTGCTCAAAAGTGACCCCAGCGTCTCCCAGAGCTCTGAGGTCATTCAGTTTTTCCTCCCGCAAACCCAGGACCTGCAACCGGATTTCTCTAAAAACAG CATTGTCATCATGCCATCTGAAGACGCCTCAGAGAGTGGAGGTGGCACGGGCAGCGTGGGAAATGTTACGCAGCCCTTCGTGACCGAGGCTTACCGGTGCGTGGCTCCGTACGAGACAAAGGACACCAAGAACCGTCCCTTCAAGGTGGCCGTGGACGAGAAGGTTGACGTGCTCATTAAAGACAAAGCCG GCTGGTGGCTGGTGGAGAATGACAGCAAGTGTCTAGCCTGGTTCCCAGCACCTTACCTGGAGAAgtgcgaggaggaggaggatgaggaggacagCCCGGATGGCACAGAGGAAG GTGTGCTTTACTGTGCTGTAAAGGGCTACAAGTCCACTAAAGGCGACGAGGTCTCCATGAACATCGGTGCGGTGGTGGAGGTGCTGCAGAAGTCCGACAATGGCTGGTGGCTCATCAG GTATAACGGGAAGGTGGGCTATGTTCCCTCCATGTACCTGCGGCCGTACGCCAACCCCCAGGTGCGCTTCATAACTCTGCAGAAGGAGATGCGCAGTTCCACCCTCAATCTGGCGCAGCTGCAGGTTCCCGGGGCGACGCTCAGCCGCTCCCAGGGTGACCTGCAGTCGGCGGGCAGCCCCCAGCCTGACAGGGACCTCTCCCTGGCGAGCAAGGATAGGTCAAAGTCACGCTCGCTGGACGTGCTGTCGGAGCCACGGGGGCGGGTCGGAGCCACGCCCCCCTCCATCATGGTGGAGCCCCCCAGCGAGGGCTGGCGGCAGGACAGCCTGAGCGGGGCGAGCGAGGCTGGCAGCGAGTCCAGCCTCAGCGATGACTCGTCCGCCGGCGACCCCGCCCTCAGCCTCAGCCTGCCCACTGGTGACTGGCGCCTCCGCCGGAGCCTCacgccaccccccacctccagccccgcccccgccgaGGAGAGGATGGTGCCCAGCAACTCGGACCCGAACCTTCTAAAGGCGCCCTCCACTCCCAAGGTGCCGCCGCGGCCCCACGCCCAGGAGATCCTCACCCGCTGCACAACCATCACCCGCAAGGCCGCGCAGAGCCCTGGCAAGGCCCGCCTGTCCCCCAACGTGGGCCAGATGCAGAGTCGCTAA